A genomic window from Streptomyces mirabilis includes:
- the drmC gene encoding DISARM system phospholipase D-like protein DrmC, which produces MSRKEFEAAAEAVVLALGISRAKDLAGLLARGRSREWALTELATPGIGEAVEKLYDVLQTESIPAAEAAAYVRGYAAAMLRTRNAVQIRTVWSGPSTPAVPVRATAQVLVEVINEARDELLAMTYAARPYPALTRALTEAATRGVKTHVVVETLAGARGLLSGREPADAFASVPGMRLWHWERDSAGHAHSRQHAKLAVADRRVLFLGSANLTESAARRNIEAGVLVNGGEAPRRAAEHIVELQRLGVLRPFRP; this is translated from the coding sequence GTGAGCAGAAAGGAGTTCGAGGCCGCCGCCGAAGCTGTCGTTCTGGCCCTGGGGATTTCCCGGGCCAAGGATCTCGCCGGACTGCTGGCTCGAGGGCGCAGCAGGGAATGGGCACTGACCGAACTGGCAACGCCGGGAATCGGTGAGGCCGTCGAGAAGCTGTACGACGTACTGCAGACGGAGTCGATTCCTGCCGCAGAGGCCGCCGCATATGTTCGGGGCTATGCGGCAGCCATGCTGCGTACCCGGAACGCGGTTCAGATCCGGACGGTGTGGAGCGGCCCCTCGACGCCTGCAGTGCCAGTGCGGGCGACTGCGCAGGTACTTGTCGAAGTCATCAATGAGGCTCGTGACGAACTTCTCGCCATGACGTACGCCGCCCGTCCGTATCCAGCGTTGACGCGGGCCCTGACCGAGGCTGCGACCAGGGGGGTGAAAACTCACGTCGTGGTCGAGACCCTGGCAGGCGCCCGTGGTCTTCTCTCGGGCCGGGAGCCCGCCGATGCGTTCGCGTCCGTACCGGGGATGCGTCTTTGGCACTGGGAACGTGACTCAGCCGGGCATGCGCACTCGCGCCAGCACGCCAAACTCGCCGTAGCCGACAGGCGCGTGCTCTTCCTGGGCAGCGCCAACCTGACCGAGTCGGCGGCGCGGCGCAATATCGAGGCGGGAGTACTGGTGAACGGTGGCGAAGCGCCACGGCGTGCAGCAGAACACATCGTCGAGCTGCAACGCCTGGGTGTGCTCCGTCCCTTTCGGCCCTGA
- a CDS encoding tyrosine-type recombinase/integrase yields the protein MGIGVSRETRISLENRDCCAQADPRQPDGNGSPAHGPRDTGTGTEVPHRGRRPDGPLPGSRIEPCGNRACDGGLTHHCLRDAPLWTVYAATDVRRSEALGMRWSLVHWEEGAIALGWVVVEEGNTYRLRKLTKEGDDNALIYVDQSVMNVLKWQKERHDAERARLGSAWVDHHLVFARDGFKLYRGEAGGPQDPEKVSARWRTPRTRLKLPEEFRIHYWRHSKVTSDLEARENPVEVSANVRHHSSGCTMARYGHSRKDGVRKLAASGAGRLGLSSLVRPGETPGC from the coding sequence GTGGGTATTGGTGTGTCTCGTGAGACACGTATCAGCCTGGAGAACCGGGACTGCTGTGCCCAAGCTGATCCCCGCCAACCCGACGGCAACGGCTCACCCGCCCACGGCCCGAGAGATACGGGCACGGGAACAGAAGTACCCCACCGTGGACGACGGCCAGACGGCCCGCTTCCTGGCAGCCGTATCGAGCCCTGCGGGAACCGGGCCTGTGACGGCGGTCTGACTCACCACTGCCTCAGAGACGCACCGTTGTGGACCGTCTATGCCGCAACCGATGTCCGGCGCAGTGAGGCGCTGGGGATGAGGTGGTCTCTCGTCCACTGGGAAGAGGGGGCCATCGCACTGGGCTGGGTCGTGGTTGAGGAGGGGAACACGTATCGACTTCGGAAGCTGACCAAGGAGGGCGACGACAACGCACTGATCTACGTGGATCAGTCTGTGATGAACGTCCTGAAGTGGCAGAAGGAACGGCACGACGCCGAGCGTGCACGTCTCGGCTCCGCCTGGGTCGATCATCACCTTGTGTTCGCCCGTGACGGCTTCAAGCTCTACCGGGGCGAGGCCGGAGGCCCGCAGGACCCAGAGAAGGTCTCCGCCCGCTGGCGGACCCCGCGGACGCGACTGAAGCTCCCCGAGGAGTTCCGGATTCACTACTGGAGGCACAGCAAGGTCACGAGCGATCTGGAGGCCAGAGAGAACCCCGTAGAGGTCTCCGCCAACGTCCGGCACCACTCGTCGGGCTGCACCATGGCCCGGTACGGCCACTCTCGTAAGGACGGAGTGCGGAAGCTCGCCGCCTCCGGTGCGGGCCGACTCGGCCTGTCATCCCTGGTCCGACCTGGGGAAACTCCAGGCTGTTAG
- a CDS encoding winged helix-turn-helix domain-containing protein produces the protein MLRFEVSVEYLLRSRFALSPAMDLCFLLRSLAGQGRPLPRAWAARLLPAFERLRRESELDAALALQAPQGGPNFVAPPPRGLNQTWADDLAMIRATPLEAARHEIAATATGPSARDPRVRAVLDSADAVSRIAEAMDQAWHELLAADWPQLRAICERDVVHRVGVIGEHGWAATIESLYPGVAWRAGGIEIGFFRGGTVRLAGDGLLLIPSVFVGHIAAQVEDPWPRTLVYRARGTAALWGEQESVPRPDALTALVGRSRARLLVALDAPASTSHLARSLAMAPGAVGDHLAILRGAGLLVRARSGRSVLYRRTPLGEALVAGSG, from the coding sequence GTGCTGCGCTTCGAAGTCTCCGTCGAGTACCTGCTGCGCAGCCGCTTCGCACTGTCGCCCGCTATGGACCTGTGCTTCCTGCTACGTTCGCTCGCCGGCCAAGGCCGGCCGCTGCCGCGAGCCTGGGCCGCCCGGCTCCTTCCGGCCTTTGAACGGCTTCGCCGCGAGAGCGAACTGGACGCCGCCCTCGCGCTGCAGGCCCCGCAAGGCGGACCGAACTTCGTCGCCCCGCCCCCGCGCGGCCTCAACCAGACCTGGGCTGACGACCTGGCCATGATCCGGGCCACACCGCTGGAAGCGGCCCGCCACGAAATCGCCGCCACCGCGACCGGCCCGTCCGCCCGTGATCCCCGCGTCCGCGCCGTGCTGGACTCGGCGGACGCCGTCTCCAGGATCGCCGAGGCGATGGACCAGGCGTGGCACGAGCTGCTCGCCGCGGACTGGCCGCAACTGCGCGCGATCTGTGAGCGCGATGTCGTGCACCGGGTGGGTGTGATCGGCGAACACGGATGGGCCGCGACCATCGAGAGCCTGTACCCGGGCGTCGCCTGGCGCGCCGGCGGTATCGAGATCGGCTTCTTCCGAGGCGGAACAGTCCGCCTCGCCGGTGACGGGCTCCTGCTGATTCCTTCGGTCTTCGTCGGGCATATCGCCGCCCAGGTGGAAGACCCCTGGCCCAGGACCTTGGTCTATCGTGCCCGCGGCACCGCCGCCCTGTGGGGCGAACAGGAGAGCGTCCCCCGACCGGACGCGCTGACCGCTCTGGTCGGCCGGTCCCGAGCCCGGCTGCTGGTGGCGCTGGACGCCCCGGCCAGTACCAGCCACCTCGCCCGAAGCCTCGCCATGGCACCCGGCGCGGTAGGAGACCACCTCGCCATCCTGCGAGGCGCGGGACTGCTCGTCCGCGCCCGGTCCGGACGGTCGGTGCTCTACCGGCGCACCCCGCTCGGCGAGGCACTGGTCGCCGGTTCGGGCTGA